The region AAGGCGAATTCAATGAATTCCCTCACGGTCATGTCCGGAGGGACTGTCTTCAGCTCGGTTGTCATTATGTCCCTCACTCTGAACCTGCTCAGCAGGGCTTCCATACGTGAATACTTGAGCTCCTCCGCTGCACCGAGATAGATGAATATTGCAATGAATGTGAGCCACAGATTGTAAACGAGTCCCGCAATTCCCATGAAGATCGCTATGGCCTTACCAGCTTCAGCCGAAAAATAGGTCGCCTTCCGATAACCTATTTTTTCAGACAGCAAACCTCTCAGAACTCTACCACCATCAAGAGGAAATGCAGGAATCAGGTTGAAGATTGCAATAATCAGGTTGATCCTGTAAAAAACAGCCGAAAATTCGGAAAGAGGTTTCAGAGAACTTCCGGACAAAATGTAAAATACCACTGCTATGAATACACTGACTGCCGGCCCTGAAAGTGAGATTATCGCCTCCCTCATACCCCTCGCAGGTTTTTCGATGAGTGCCAGCCCACCGAATATGAAAAGTATAATCTCTCGAACATTGTGGCCGAATCTTTTGCTGACCACAGCATGGCCCAGTTCATGGAGAAATACAGCCAGAAACAGCGATACCGCTGCTACGATGGCCATCACGGCCGAGTATTCGCTACCTCTGAAGCCGTACGGATACTCCTGTATGTAGAAGATATACGCCAGAAAGGCTATGACTATAAAAAGAGAGTAGTGAACCTTGACGTCAATTCCCGATACCCTGAACAGTCTTATCGATGCCATAAAAAAAGTGGTTCAAAAGGATAATTAATTTTCCATCCTCAGGGAAATATTCCCCTGATCTTTATTGCATCCACGACCCTTCTCAGAGCAGCGATCATCGCGGCATCTCTCCAGATTATGTCGCTGTATTCCCTCTTGATTGAAAGCAGTTCGTTGAAGGCCTTTACAAGAATCTTTTCAAGCTCGTGATTGACCTTCTCCAAGTCCCAGAAGTACCTTTCGAGGTCCTGCACCCATTCGAAGTAGCTGACGACAACACCACCCGCATTTGCAAGAATGTCAGGAACAATAAGCTCACACCTGTTGTCCAGATGTTCCTCAGCCTTTGGCGAGACGGGACCGTTTGCGCCCTCAACAATCATTCTGGCTTTAACATTCTTCACATTTTCCTCATTTATGACGTTCTCAACCGCAGCAGGAATTAGAATGTCCACCTCCAGTTCGAGAAGCTCCTCATTCGTGAGGAACGTGTCTGTACAGCCCACTACACTGCCGGTTTTCTTCTTGTGTTCAAGCACCCTGTCCGGATCGAGGCCTTTCTCGTCAAAGATCCCACCTCTGCTGTCAGATACCGCAACAATTTTCGCACCCATCTCATGCAGGGTTTTTGCGGCCCAGTAACCCACATTCCCAAATCCCTGGATGGCAACACTCGCACCTTCAAGCTCAAGCCCGATGGCCTTCGCAGACTCTCGTGTGATTATTGCAACACCCCTCCCCGTTGCGGAGGTTCTCCCAAACGATCCTCCGAGGTCAACCGGCTTTCCGGTTACAATTCCGGGGACAGCATACCCCTTGAAGTTGCTGTAGGTGTCCATTATCCAGGCCATGACCTGCTCGTTCGTGTAAACGTCTGGAGCAGGAATGTCCCTTTCAGGACCCACAAACGGAATCAGGGCTGTTGTGTATCTCCTTGTCAGTCTCTCAAGCTCCCGGGTGCTCAGTTTTTTCGGATCCACTCTGACTCCGCCCTTCCCACCACCGAACGGTATGTTTACGAGGGCGCACTTCCAGGTCATCCACATTGCCAGAGCCTTCACCTCGTCCAGAGTAACCGACGGGTGATACCTTATCCCACCCTTGTACGGTCCCCTGACTCCGCAGTGCTGCACCCTGTATCCCGTGAACACCCTGAGCGAGCCATCGTCCATTTTCACCGGAATTTTTACCTCCACAGCCCTGTCCGGATACTTCAGATACTCCACAATATCTTCCTCAATTCCAGCAATTTCCCCGGCCCTTTCAAGCTGATAACAGGCCATTTCATACGGATTCATCCAACCACCTCACAAACCCGTATTCCTTTCCAATTTCAAGCCATGCCCATGCCCACACAACACATTCAAAAGCCCTCACAAGGTCATTTATCTCCAGAAAGTACTTTGAATCGGAAATGTACGCTCTGATGTTCTCCACAAAGCGACTATCACCTTCAAAATCAATGTTCTCGATTTTCTCCAGCCATTTGAGCGTTTCCTTTTTCAAATCTTCCTCCAGGCTCATGCTTTTTTCACCCTCAGTTTCAGACCCTCCCTTCCAACAACCTCGACAGCATCACCTCTCTCAAGCACATCATCGCTCTCTATGTTCCACAGCTCGCCATGAATTCTCGCTACACCTTTACCATTCGAAAAGCTGAGAACCTCTCCCTTTTCGCCAATTAGAGCCTCAGCACCAACCTTCTTTCTCTGGTCTTTCAGCTGGACTATTTTAACCATCATATAGGTAACAACTCCACCGAGACCGAGGGCCATTCCACCCGCAAGCAGGTAAAAACCCCTGTAAAAGTCTTTGGGCATCAATGGCTCCTCATACAGAGTCAGAATTCCCAGAACAATGCAGATTACTGAGGCGGCACCGAGAATTCCGTAGGTTGGCGTAACCATTTCAGCGATGAAAAGCACTATCCCCAGCATGATGAGAAGTGCTCCGAGGTAATTGATGTTTATGACACCGAGACCAAAAAGAGCAAGTATGAGGGAAACCACTCCCACAATTTCTGCCCCCATTCCAGGGGATGTGAGCCCGAAGACGAGAGCGTAGATGCCTATGATCAGCAGGATTGATGCTAGCTCTGGAGACGACAGTACTTCATAAATTCTCGCATTAGCAGGTTTTTCAAACACAACAATTTCCTCATCCGCAAGTTTCAGCATCTTTTCGCCACTGGCAGTCATAACCACCTTGCCATCTGCCATCTCAAGGAACTCATCCCTGCTGTCGGCGAGAATGTCAATTATGCCGTAATCGTAAGCCTCTTTTGCCGATGCGGTGTATGCTTCCGTAACAAACTTTTCAATTGCTGTCTCGTTTCTGTCCCTTTTCTCAGCTATGGACTTCGCATATTTGGCCAGGTAGTTCACAGTTTTCTGCTCAACCTTCTGATCTGTAACTCCAACAGATATGGGCGTTGCCGCACCAATGGAAGTCCCGTTGGACATTCCGAGAACGTTTACCGAAACAGCGATTAGCGAGCCGGCAGATGCGCAGAAAGCTCCTGGAGGGACATAGGCAAGAACTGGAATATCAGAGTTCAGGATCAGAGACACTATCTTCTCAGTTGAAGAAACCAGACCTCCCGGAGTGTTGATTAAAATAAGTATGGCATCGAAATTTTCCTCCTCAGCCTTGGTGAAGGCAGACTGAAGGGTGAGGTATGTGCCTTCATTAATCGTACCATCAATCCTGACCTCCAGAATCTGGGCGCTGGAAATGTGAGTGAGAAGTGATAATGCCAGAAGGAAGTAAAGGCACTTCTTCATGGAATTGATAACGAGATGAAAGTTAAAAAATTATTCGATATAAATGGCCGGCTTGCCCGGCATCGAAACTTTCCTCTTCTGCTCGGGGACCTTCGAAATGTCGAACTCCACAGCAAGACCTGTTTCACGTTCGATGAAGTCCTTCGCACCCTTCACGATCCTTTCCTCATCGAGGTTCGCAAGCTCAAAACCCTCCCTGAATATTCTCTTCAAGAAGGCCTGAACTTCCCTTGCCATCGTCCTGAGCCTGTCGTCTTTCATCAGCTCCTTCATCGCATCTTTCAAGCTTCCTGCGTTCTGTGCGGCCTCAACAGCTTTCCTTTTCCATTCTTCGGCAAAAACGATGTAAACCCTTTCTGGATTTTCGATGAACTTCTTAACCTCGTTGATGTCGTCAATGAGTGATTTCAGGTACTCTTCAGCAATTTCAGCCTCTTCATCAACTCTTGTTTCGTCATATTCAGGGTAGCTCTCAAGAGAAATGAATGTATCGTGCTTCCAGTGCCATATCTCCTCACAGAGGTGCGGTATGAAGGGTGTGAGCAGCTTTAGCCAGTCGTCAAAGATTATGGTCAGATTTTCCCCACCCCTTCTAAGGTACCATCTGACAACGTTCATAGCCTCGAAGAAAGCAGTGTTTATGGCTCTCCTCGTTTGCAGAGCATCCATTGCCTCTCTTGTCTCTCTGATTATCTTCTGGAACTTGCTGACGAGCCACCTATCAAGCCCGGTAATTTCACCCGGCTCTTTGAGGTAGTATTTCTCAGCCAGGCTGTAAAACCGTCTCAGATGGGTTGAGACGTTCTCAACTTCCTTCCTCTTCCAGTCCGCATCACTCTCATACTCTGAAGCGTGGAGGATGTAGAGTCTCGTAACATCCGCGCCAAATTCCTTAACGGCCCTCTTCAGGGTCAGCAGGGGGCCTTTACTCTTGCTCATTTTTTTGCCTTCGAGGCTGACAAATCCATTCACGGCTATTGCCCGTGGCCAGTAATCTTTCGGAAAGAGCGCTATGTGGTGGAAGAGGAAGAAGAGCAGATGGTTGGCCACAAGGTCCTTGCCACTGCTTCTGAGGTCTACAGGATACCAATAATTGAATTCGACCCTCAGCTTTTCAAGGAAGTCAGCATCGAGACCGGTTTTTTCGGCCACTTCTCCAACATCCCCTTTTCCGAGGAAAACATAGTCGAAAAATTCAGGAATGAGGTTTTCAGCTCTTAGAGATCCGTCATTAATGTACCTGGCTATGATGTAATACGCCATGTATACTGTCGAATCCGAAAGGCTTTCGATGAGCCATTCCCTGTCCCACGGAATCCTCGTTCCGAGACCTTTTCTTCTCGCACAGGCCTTGTCCTTAAGCCACTCAATTTTATTTCTGAATTCCTCTTTGTAGTAATCCGGGATTATGGCCATTTCTTCGAGCCATTCAAGAACCTTCTCCTTCCACTCCGGGTTGGAATAGTTCAGGAACCACTGGTCCCTCACAACCTTAACCACACACTTGGTTCCACATCTGCAGATGACAGGTTTTTCGCTGAACTCAAAGAAGACATCTCCGTTGCCAGAGTTTACGAGGTCTTCGTGAACCCTGTCCTTGGCGATGGAGACTCTGAGCCCGGCATACCTGCCGGTGTTTTCGAGCATCACACCCTTGTGGAATTCTTTCTTGTAAACCATCTTCGTTGCTTTTTCCAGAAGTTCCACATCATTCTGGCTTTCAACGCCAAGCTCTTCAACAACATCCTTTGCGGGAATCTCGAAGTCCTCACCCTCTATTTCTATTAGCACGATTGGTCTGATGTCTTTCAGGATGTCCTTTGAAATTCCGTATTTTTCGAGAAGATCGCTTTTTTCGAGGTCCTTCAGCGCAACGTAGTCAAATGGGGCGTGAGCGGGGACACTCATAACAACTCCGGTGGCGTTGTCCGGATCAACAAACCCGGCAGGAAGCACCGGAACCTCGGTACCGGTAACAGGATTTACGGCATATTTCCCAAAGAGCCGGGAAGCTTCAAGGTCCTCCAGAAATCGGATGTTCTTGTCAGTGAACCTGAGTTTCTCATAAGCCTCCCTGCTCACAACCCACTTTTCGCCGTTAACCTCCACCACAGCGTATGTGGATGGCTTTAGCCACAGGTTTGTAACGCCAAACACCGTCTCAGGCCTGAGAGTCGCAGCCGGCAGAACGAGGTCATCAATTCTGAACTTTATTACCGTGAACTCAACGATGGTTGCATCCTCTCCTGCCAGGAGGTCATGGTCCTCAACCGGATTGTCGTCGTTGGGGCAGTACCTGACCGGGTGAGATCCCTTCACAATAAGCCCCTTCTCCTTCAGCTTCCAGTACTGCCACTCTATGAATTTCTGATAAGTTTCATCCATTGTTGTGAACTTTCTCCTCCAATCAATTGAATAGCCAATGATCTTCAGCGCCTTCTCTGCCTCTCTTGAGAAATATTCAACGATTTTTTCGGGAGTGGTTAGCTGAACCAGTTCCTCGAAAGGAACGTCATGATACTTGGTGTAAACTTCAACCGTTCTCTCGTCCCTTTTCGCTATAAGTTCCGCCAGACCGATTATCGGTGTGCCGGTTACATGAAACCCCATTGGAAAGAGGACGTTATATCCCAGCATCCTTTTGTATCTTGCAACGGCGTCACCTATGGTGAACGTTCTCGTATGTCCGGCATGCAAATTTCCGTTGAGGTAAGGATACGGAATGGTTATGAAGAACTTTTTCCTGTCCGACATTTCGGGCTGAAAGGCCCTTCCTTCTTCCCACGCTCTCTGCCATTTCTCTTCAATCCCGTGAAAGTCCATGTCCAAAAAATGATTCCTGATTAAAAATATTTACCCATTTTATCATGGAAAGGCGGTGAGATCAAATAAAGAACATTCAAAACGAAGAGAGCATACACTGCGGGGGTGTAGAAGACAGACAGGATCAGGATTATGGCTGTTATCGACAGCAGGGCAGTATTCCTTATTTTCTTATAGGTTATGTTGCTTATCATGAAAAACGAAAGGATGATGCTGAAAAACCCCGCAGCAAATTCTCCAAAAAGGATTGCGGAGGTTATTACCGCCAGAGAGGATGAGGTTATGGGAAACCCCATGAAGTCCTCTGTGTCCTCGGCCGTGAACCTTGCGAGCCTGTACATTCCCGCAAGCAGATACGGCAGCGAGTAATACGGTATGAAAAACGCCGTTGCAACTCCAAACGATACGAAATCGGCCAGCGAATCGACGAACTTGCCGTATTTACCTGAATAACCTTTTCTCGCAAAGTACCCATCAAAACCGTCCATCAGTGCCGCGATGAATATGAAACGCATGTCATTGAAGATTATCGCAAGAAAGCCCGCAACGACGTTCGAAAAGGAGAAGTAATCTGCAAAGTCGAGATGTCGCTTCATTCCATCACCGCCACAGTCTGACCCGCCTTTATCTTCTGTCCCTTTCGCACCACAAACCGGAAGCCTTCGGGAATCTCCAGAGCCACCCTTGAACCAAATACGATCATGCCAAGCTTCTGGCCCTTTTCAATGGTATCCCCTTCACCAACATAGCATAAAATCCTTCTCGCAAACACACCGGCTATCTGTTCCACTGCAAATACACCCTCATCACTTGAAATCACTATCCGGTTCCTTTCATTCTCTGAAGCTTTTAAAAAAGCGGGCTTAAACCTCCCAGGCCTGTATTCGATTTTTTTCACAACTCCATCCCATGGGGAGAGGTTGACGTGGCTGTCGAACAGGCTCATAAAAATCTCAATTCTCCTGCCGTCAACGTGCACAACCCTTCCATCTGCCGGTGAAACCACACCTTCCTGAATCTCTCTGCCCGGCTCTCTGAAAAAGAAGAGCGTGAAGGCTATGAAAAAAAGTGGTGCTGCAGCAAGGTAGGGGTTCAGCAGATAACACAGAGGGGTTATCAGAAGCAGTGCTGCAACTACTCTCTTTCCTGCCGGCTCCATGCTCTCACGACCTCGTCCTTGAGATTGAAGATCATGTCTGCAAATTCAGGTAGGAATCTGAATACTGTTAGCGAGATAACAATTAAAGCTATTGTTGCAAGAACCTTGGATATTACGTGGTGTGCAATGTAGAAACTCTCCGGCCCAAACCATTCCCCGCCAAATGCTGCAACTATGAAGACGTTTCTGAGAAGATTGAGAACGTAGATTACAGGAACTGAAGCCATGAAGGCGTAAAACCTTCTTTTCAGTTCAGCACTGGTGGATATTGCAATGCCTGCAAAAAGCGCCATGCTTTCAATGCCCGTGCACGCCAGGATTATCTCAACATATTTGCCCATGTACTCTATGAGGTTGTAGCCAAACGGTGTGAATTCAAATCCCAGATTCCGGGCAAGCCACACGGTCGTATCCCTGGTATGCTCTATCAGGATCGCTTTGAGGGGTGTCAGAGAGAACGAAAAGTAAACAAATGACGATATCAGCGCCACAGACGTTGCTGAAATGAAGACTTCAAGCCGATCGGTTCTGAAAATCGTCAGACCGAGAAACGTGAATGTCAGAAATGCAAGAACCATGACGCCGGTGTTGAAGTAATCTGAGATCTCGAGGTAATGAGGGACTTTAAAGAGCCAGGAAAGCCCGAAGAAGTGCCAACCGAGAAAACCCGATAGCCTGTTTCTCGTAAAAATGAATATTGCCATGAATGCCAGCGACAGGAATTCAAACATAACCGGGAAAATTTATTTACTGAATTTAAGTTATTCGGATGTGGATCTGCACATACATAGCATGTACTCGGATGGTGCTGCAAGCATCGATGAAATTGCGAGAAAAGCGAAGGAGAGGAATTTGAAAATAATCGCCATTGTAGACCACTCAGTTGAACATCCGAAGGGTCTGAATGAAAGGAAGGCGAGAAAAAGGAAGATCGAAATAGAACAGGCTGAATCGAAATACGGAATCAGGATTCTTGACGGAGTGGAATGTGGCATTCTGGAAGACGGGAAGATAATCCTGCCAAAACATGATTTTGAGCTCGTGATAGCGTCAGTCCACTCGATTGTGCCTCAAAAAGAGATGTACAGGAGGCTGAAGAGAGCTATTGAAGAATACGATTTCCACATCCTCGGCCATCTTCACGCCGGCATATTCTCGCTTGATGGGAGAGCTGAGGAATACGATCTCGAGATACTTGATTTGTTGGAAGAGACGGGGAAAGCCCTTGAACTGAATACACACCACAGCGCACCACCGGAGGAAACCCTGAAACTCTGCCTCAGCAGAAAGATCACATACTCCTTCGGAAGTGATGCCCACACGGTCTCGAGAGTTGGAGACCTTGACCACGCGAAAAGGATGGCAAAGATTTTTCTGAAAAATGGTAGATTTATACTGGATGAGATGCATAACGTTGACGGTTGATGCCATAATACCATACGGGAATGGAATAGTGCTTGTAAAAAGAAAAAACGAGCCATTCAAGGGCAGTTATGCTCTGCCCGGCGGGATCGTGGAATATGGAGAAAGCGTTGAGAGAGCAGTAATCAGAGAAACAAAGGAGGAGACCGGCCTCGACGTTGTGGTTGAAAAACTCGTGGGTGTGTATTCCGATCCGGACAGGGACCCGAGGGGGCATTTTGTCAGCATTTGCTTTCTGACCAGGGTCGTGGGAGGTGAGCTGAAAGCCGGAAGCGATGCGAGGGAGGTAAAGATATTTAAATTGAATGAACTTCCTGAACTTGCATTTGACCATTCAAAAATGATTGAAGATGCTGGGGTGATGATCCGTGGAATTCTGTCCGAAGTGTAAAAGCATAATGATATATCAGGGAGATAAGGCGGTTTGCAGAAAATGCGGTTATGAAAAGGAAGCAGATGATAGCATTAACCTCGTCACGGTTGCAAAAAGGAAAGAAGACGAAATACCAGTTATAGAAGGGGAGAACGTCAAGACCCTGCCCACAACGAATGCGATCTGTCCTGCGTGCGGACACAGAGAAGCTTACTGGTGGCTGAGACAGTTGAGAGCGGCAGATGAGAGCGAAGTGAGGTTTTTCAGGTGTACAAAATGCGGAAAAACCTGGAGGGAGTATGACTGACTACTGGCTGAACCCTCCAGATATTATTACCTTCATCGCATCCTCGACGCTCATGTCCAGATAGACAAGCTCCTCCTCGGGAACGAGTATCACAAAACCCGAGGTCGGATTGGGAGACGTTGGAACGAATACATTCACAAGCTTTTTTCCCGTGCTCTCACAGGCCTGAGATATCTTCGTTCCCGAAGTGAATCCGAGAGCATACATCCCCTTCCTCGGGTATTCCACGAGTACCACGCCCTTCAGCCTTTCTATGTCAGACTGCAATAGCGTTCTGAGTGCTTCTTTTGTTCCAACATAGATCGTTCTGATCAGGGGGATCTTTTTTATCCAGCCTTCGAAAACATCAATCATTCTCTGACCAAAGGTCCTCGTTCCAACGAAGCCAAGACCAAGAATCACTAAAGCGAGAATAACAAGACTCATCCCCGGAAAGTAATAGGGGCTTTTGGACGCGAACGGTCTCAGAAAATCCTCAACAAAGCCAACTGCCCAGTATATTATCAGAAAAGTTGCCGCCAGAGGGAGAAATATCACAACGCCGGTTATGAACATCCTCCTCAACCTTTCCATAGCCATATACATTCTGGTTAGTGTATAACCTTTCCGCAGTGGACCTAACATAATAACCATAATAATCAGTACCACTACGTTATTATATGGCATTCCGTGAGGATAAAGCCAGATAAATTCAATTCCATGATTATAATGAAAATTATAATTTCAGAAAAATATAAATATTTTATACTATCATGATTATTCTGGAGGTGAAAAGATATGGAGAAGAAGGTCGAGAGAAGGGAGAAGGAAGTTGAGGAAGTGTTCAAGGGAATAAGGATTTACTTCACAGTGTAATAAACCCCTTCATTTATACAATAATGATTTCCGAAATATTTAGATGTTCTATCCGCCCATTTAATATAATATTCCCATTTCCCATACTTCCACTAGTAGTTGCAATTTTTGCAGGGGACATCCAGAGTATATGGAAACCAGTACTATTCACTTTTCTTTATTATCCAGCCAATAATCTGTGGAACCACATTAACGATGCAGAAGACGACTTCAACGCAGGAAAAGATACACCACTAATCAATGAGCAAGTTAGAAAACTTGCGATATGGATATCCACACTATTTTACTTGTGCTCTTTCACATTCCTTCTTTTTTTTTCAAATTACAAATACTCTATTTTAATATACCTCGTTATATTTACAGCAACGTTCCTCTACTCAGACAATCTTCTAACACATTTAAGACTTAAAAAACATTACTTAGGCGAGTTTTTTGTGTATATCGTTGCAGTCCCGACTTACGTAATTCTGATGTATTCAATATTAAAGCCACCAGATTTGACCACTCTAAAACTCGTTTTACTATTTACACCAATTATGATTTCAACACTTTTCATAAAAGACCTCAAAGATATCTCAGCAGATAAATTAGCGGGCCTAAACACTTTTGCAGTGAGATTTCATTATAAGACTTTACTAAAATTATTCTATTTTTCATTGATAGTCTATTTCGTACTAGAGTTCATAGTATTCTGGAAAGATATATTGCAGGTCGCAGTTTTACCCTTAACAATTGTGATTTATTCTATTCTGAAGCTATATAAAGAAAACTGGGAGATTTCTCATAAATCTGTAGAATACATTCAGTACTCTATCATGTCGGGGATTCTTTCGTTACTAATAATTCTTTTAATCAAATCATTCATGTTAATTACCCTATTCTAAGGGAAAGCAAGATCGAAGTGCCTGACCCGAAGAAAAATACACCGTTTTCGATTTCAGAGACAAGCTTTTTTTCCGGCAATTTTACAAGTCTTGATGAAGGAGAAGGAGTAAATATGAGCAGGTAATCATTCCCATTCAGTTTTTCAGACAGAAAATCAAAAATCCTGTATGCTTCACCATAATACGCTAGCAAGCTTGTTGAATCAACAAAAAATAGCCTAAATGAGTCTGGACTAACCAATGCTCCCCCAAAATCTACAAACTCATATGGTTTTTCTGAAAAAATCTCACCAAGCATCAAACCATCTTTAACAAAATCACCTAATTCCAAATGATACGGGTAAAAATTTAATGGAAATGCAGTCAAACCCACAACAGATGCTCCAAATGTCTTTTCACTAATTAAAGCCAGTCCAAAAGGAGATATCCCCGAGAAATCACCTGTTTCAACCTTTTCTATAAACTCATCTTTCTCAATCTCAAGCCCCAGTTTCTCCCGTATATAATCCTTAACTGGCATCCCGTTTATCTCCCCAATCACGTTGCCTTCCTTGATCACCCTGACCTCGTCCTTCAGGGCGAAGAAGCTGCTGAGTATCTTCTTGGTTTCTTCAACGCTGTTGCCCCTCTCTGGAAATATGTCCTTGAAGTGAAGCTCCGCATCCCTTATGGCAAGAACGAGAACATTCTGCCCTATGGGCCTGAAGTTGTAGAGAATCAGCGGAGTTTCTTCGTGAACCTCAAGGGGTACGAGATTGATCGAGCCTACAGGGATACCGGAAGTACCGAGGATCCTAAGCACCTTGTTTACGGGTATAAACAGCCTCTCCTTCTGAACCCATTTCGAATAGTCTCTCAGAATCCTCCTCTTGCGGTCCTCGTTTTTGCACCTTCTGTATCTGAACCAGTAAAGTCTGTCCCTCAGAAAACCCTTGAACAGAGTCATTTTCCCGGGAAAATAAAGGGCAGGATAGATCGCAAGGGCCACGTCGTGGCTTTTAATTTTACCGGCAATTTTTTCAAGCTCTTTTTCCAGGTTTCCTCTGCCCGTAACGTGGATTTCGTGGTCAATTTCAAGCAGAACAATGGCAATCCCGTGCATGAATATGCCCTCGTTTGTCCCAAACCCATCCACGAAAAAGATAATGCTGTTGAAAACCAGCAGTTTTTTCAGAAAATCTATTAGCTCGCTCCTGTTTTCGAACAGAGATTGAGTAATGATTACCACACCGAGATTGGGGCTAAAATCGAGTCTTTTGAGTTTGTGTTCAATATCCGCAATTATCGATTTCACGTCCTTCGAGGATGAGGACAGTACGCTATATTTCATTCAGTAAAATTGGTTTTAGAGAGTTTATTACTCTTTTGGCTTCAATTTCAAGTCTGTACTCGGCTATGGGCAGAAACAAAATGCTCAGAACCAGAGTTCTGGTTACAGGAAGAAGAAGAATTTTTATATTACCGACTTTTATTGAAACGTCCTCAAGTTTACGGTTAAAGATGTAATCAAGCAGAGACTTGATGTGTTTCTCGAGAAAGTAAAGATGAGTAAGCACAGCCCGTTCATCTTTGATTTCGGCATAAATGGGGGTGCCATCCACTCTGTAAAGAATGACACCCTTCACTGAGGGGTCGTTTGACAGCTCTTTTATCAGCTTACTTACTCTCTGACTCATAGATCCTCAGCACCCTTTCTATGAGAGATTTTGTCACGGGTACATTTCTGTCAATCATGAACCTGAGCCGCTTCCTAAGGCTATCATCAACCCTTGAGTCCTTAATGGTCGCTTCAACGTCTTCAGCTCCTTTGTATTCATCAATGTCGCTTTCAACAACAATGCCAAGTCCGGGGAATATCCTGTAGGGGAACACGCCATCAGCATGCCAGGATGCACGGTGCTTTATGACCTGTATTGTCCTGCTGAAAGCCTCACCGTATCCAATATTCTTGAGATACACTGCGGAATCTCCAAGGAAAATGGGCAGGGCCACATCGGGCTTGCTGAGCGTTGATGTGAAAGGCTCTTCGACGGTTACTATGGACGTGCCACTTGCTCTGAGCTGATCAAAGAACCAGTTAATGTCCTTCCTGACCGTAAAATCGAGGGATGAGATGAGCGGAGTGAACGAATCAATAACAATTCGGGCATTCCCATCCGAATTGTTCTCGATATAGCCTATAATATCCTCGTTGAGATACGAAATAGAGTCGGCATGACTTCTGGTAACGAGCAGTGTTCCCTCCTCGATAGCCTTCACCAGCTCATACCATCCAAGAGATTCAGCCAGAACCATGATGGCCTTCCCATCCATATCAAAGGAAACATAAATCCCCTTCTCGCCATTTTCAATACCCTTAAGCAGAAACTGAAG is a window of Geoglobus acetivorans DNA encoding:
- a CDS encoding DUF502 domain-containing protein, with the translated sequence MERLRRMFITGVVIFLPLAATFLIIYWAVGFVEDFLRPFASKSPYYFPGMSLVILALVILGLGFVGTRTFGQRMIDVFEGWIKKIPLIRTIYVGTKEALRTLLQSDIERLKGVVLVEYPRKGMYALGFTSGTKISQACESTGKKLVNVFVPTSPNPTSGFVILVPEEELVYLDMSVEDAMKVIISGGFSQ
- a CDS encoding UbiA family prenyltransferase encodes the protein MISEIFRCSIRPFNIIFPFPILPLVVAIFAGDIQSIWKPVLFTFLYYPANNLWNHINDAEDDFNAGKDTPLINEQVRKLAIWISTLFYLCSFTFLLFFSNYKYSILIYLVIFTATFLYSDNLLTHLRLKKHYLGEFFVYIVAVPTYVILMYSILKPPDLTTLKLVLLFTPIMISTLFIKDLKDISADKLAGLNTFAVRFHYKTLLKLFYFSLIVYFVLEFIVFWKDILQVAVLPLTIVIYSILKLYKENWEISHKSVEYIQYSIMSGILSLLIILLIKSFMLITLF
- a CDS encoding ATPase domain-containing protein codes for the protein MRIKTGIIGFDTIIGGGYRPSTVNIVVGASGTGKTIFSLQFLLKGIENGEKGIYVSFDMDGKAIMVLAESLGWYELVKAIEEGTLLVTRSHADSISYLNEDIIGYIENNSDGNARIVIDSFTPLISSLDFTVRKDINWFFDQLRASGTSIVTVEEPFTSTLSKPDVALPIFLGDSAVYLKNIGYGEAFSRTIQVIKHRASWHADGVFPYRIFPGLGIVVESDIDEYKGAEDVEATIKDSRVDDSLRKRLRFMIDRNVPVTKSLIERVLRIYESESK